Proteins from one Mercurialis annua linkage group LG7, ddMerAnnu1.2, whole genome shotgun sequence genomic window:
- the LOC126656459 gene encoding non-specific lipid-transfer protein 1-like: MMKMIMCGLVLVMVMSNAIKSVHGMTCSEALQPLKPCIGYLTDSEPSSPSDSCCSGVEELSNEATTTEIRQQLCGCFKKAVAAFGIDPNRAKQLPGSCGVQSPVPIDPTIDCTTVA, encoded by the exons atgatgaaaatGATTATGTGTGGATTAGTTTTGGTAATGGTGATGAGCAATGCAATCAAGAGTGTCCATGGAATGACATGCTCAGAAGCATTGCAGCCATTGAAGCCATGCATTGGGTACTTGACTGACTCTGAACCATCATCACCTTCGGATTCTTGCTGTTCGGGTGTGGAGGAACTAAGCAACGAGGCTACCACCACAGAGATTCGACAGCAGCTTTGCGGGTGTTTCAAGAAGGCCGTCGCAGCTTTCGGTATTGATCCTAATAGAGCTAAGCAACTTCCTGGTTCATGTGGTGTTCAGTCTCCTGTTCCTATCGACCCTACTATCGACTGCACCAC GGTTGCTTGA
- the LOC126655028 gene encoding non-specific lipid-transfer protein 1-like: protein MEMMKMVMWGLVLVMVMGNAIKSVHGITCSEVNQPLQPCLGFLTGSESSPSNSCCSGVAELNNEATTTEIRRQICGCFKQSAPAFGVDPNRAKQLPGSCRVQSAVPIDPTADCTRVA, encoded by the exons ATGGAGATGATGAAAATGGTCATGTGGGGATTAGTTTTGGTAATGGTGATGGGCAATGCAATTAAGAGTGTGCATGGAATCACATGCTCAGAAGTAAACCAACCATTGCAGCCATGCCTTGGATTCTTGACTGGTTCCGAATCATCTCCTTCGAATTCTTGCTGTTCGGGGGTAGCGGAATTAAACAACGAGGCTACCACCACGGAGATTCGGCGCCAAATCTGTGGCTGTTTCAAGCAGTCTGCACCAGCTTTTGGTGTTGATCCCAATAGAGCTAAGCAGCTTCCTGGTTCATGCCGTGTTCAATCTGCTGTTCCTATTGACCCTACTGCCGATTGCACTAG GGTTGCTTGA
- the LOC126655029 gene encoding small nuclear ribonucleoprotein SmD1a isoform X2, translated as MKLVRFLMKLNNETVSIELKNGVDVSMNTHLKTVKMTPRGKNPVTLDHLSVRGNNIRYYILPDSLNLETLLVEDVPRVKPKKATAGKPVGRGRGRGRGRGRGR; from the exons ATGAAGCTCGTCAg GTTCTTGATGAAATTAAACAACGAAACTGTATCAATTGAGCTCAAAAACG GTGTAGATGTCAGTATGAACACACACTTGAAGACTGTGAAAATGACACCAAGGGGTAAGAACCCAGTTACTCTTGATCATTTAAGTGTTAGAGGCAACAACATCCGCTATTATATTCTTCCTGACAGTTTGAATTTGGAGACTTTACTCGTGGAGGACGTGCCAAGGGTAAAGCCCAAGAAGGCAACTGCTG GAAAGCCAGTGGGACGTGGTCGGGGACGAGGGCGTGGACGTGGCCGGGGTCGCTAA
- the LOC126655029 gene encoding small nuclear ribonucleoprotein SmD1a isoform X1 — protein sequence MKLVRFLMKLNNETVSIELKNGTVAHGTVIGVDVSMNTHLKTVKMTPRGKNPVTLDHLSVRGNNIRYYILPDSLNLETLLVEDVPRVKPKKATAGKPVGRGRGRGRGRGRGR from the exons ATGAAGCTCGTCAg GTTCTTGATGAAATTAAACAACGAAACTGTATCAATTGAGCTCAAAAACGGTACCGTTGCCCATGGCACTGTCATAG GTGTAGATGTCAGTATGAACACACACTTGAAGACTGTGAAAATGACACCAAGGGGTAAGAACCCAGTTACTCTTGATCATTTAAGTGTTAGAGGCAACAACATCCGCTATTATATTCTTCCTGACAGTTTGAATTTGGAGACTTTACTCGTGGAGGACGTGCCAAGGGTAAAGCCCAAGAAGGCAACTGCTG GAAAGCCAGTGGGACGTGGTCGGGGACGAGGGCGTGGACGTGGCCGGGGTCGCTAA